The Xylanivirga thermophila genome has a segment encoding these proteins:
- the hcp gene encoding hydroxylamine reductase, with product MENKMFCYQCQETAGCKGCTQVGVCGKKPEVAAMQDLLVYVTKGISVITTRLRAEGKEVEKEINHLVTLNLFTTITNANFDEDAIVSRIFTTLEKKKELLGQLDNKEGLPEAALWESFNRDEFASKANKVGVLSTQNEDIRSLRELITYGLKGLSAYSKHANALLEDDEQVDVFLQSALAKTLDDNLSVDELVALSLETGKYGVNGMALLDRANTSAYGNPEITKVNIGVGNRPGILISGHDLRDMEMLLRQTEGTGVDIYTHSEMLPAHYYPAFKKYPHFVGNYGNAWWKQKEEFESFNGPILMTTNCIVPPKESYKERLYTTGAAGYPGCKHIPGGIGEEKDFSEIIEHAKRCAPPTEIETGEIIGGFAHNQVFALADQIVDAVKSGDIKKFVVMAGCDGRAKSRNYYTEFAKALPKDAVILTAGCAKYKYNKLNLGTIGDIPRVLDAGQCNDSYSLAVIALKLKEIFGLDDINDLPIVYNISWYEQKAVIVLLALLYLGVKNIHLGPTLPAFLSPNVVNVLVENFGIAGIGSVEDDLKLFFEE from the coding sequence ATGGAAAATAAAATGTTTTGCTATCAATGTCAGGAAACAGCTGGCTGCAAAGGTTGCACACAGGTAGGGGTATGTGGAAAGAAGCCAGAAGTAGCTGCTATGCAGGATCTATTAGTTTATGTGACAAAGGGTATTTCAGTGATTACTACACGTTTGCGTGCTGAAGGTAAAGAGGTTGAAAAAGAAATAAATCATTTGGTTACATTAAATTTATTTACCACTATTACGAATGCAAACTTTGATGAGGATGCAATAGTTTCTCGCATTTTCACGACTTTGGAGAAGAAAAAGGAACTACTTGGGCAGCTTGATAATAAGGAAGGACTCCCAGAAGCAGCGCTTTGGGAATCATTTAACCGCGATGAATTTGCTTCAAAAGCAAATAAGGTCGGTGTACTTTCTACCCAAAATGAGGATATACGGAGTTTAAGAGAGCTGATCACCTATGGTCTAAAGGGGCTTTCCGCTTATAGTAAGCACGCAAATGCCTTGCTTGAAGATGATGAACAGGTGGATGTATTTTTACAAAGTGCATTAGCAAAAACACTTGATGATAATCTTAGCGTGGATGAATTGGTCGCTTTGTCTTTAGAGACTGGTAAATATGGTGTAAATGGTATGGCACTATTGGATAGGGCCAATACCTCTGCTTATGGCAATCCTGAAATTACAAAGGTTAATATTGGTGTGGGCAATCGTCCAGGAATATTGATCTCCGGCCATGACCTGCGTGATATGGAAATGCTTTTAAGGCAGACAGAAGGTACAGGCGTAGATATATATACCCATTCTGAAATGTTACCTGCCCATTATTACCCAGCTTTCAAAAAATATCCTCATTTTGTTGGAAACTATGGGAATGCATGGTGGAAACAAAAGGAAGAGTTTGAAAGCTTTAATGGTCCAATACTTATGACAACGAATTGTATAGTTCCACCTAAGGAAAGCTATAAGGAACGTTTGTATACTACAGGGGCAGCTGGATATCCCGGTTGTAAACATATCCCGGGTGGAATCGGTGAAGAAAAAGATTTTTCGGAAATTATTGAGCATGCAAAAAGATGTGCACCGCCTACTGAAATTGAAACCGGTGAGATCATTGGTGGTTTTGCCCATAATCAGGTTTTTGCACTAGCTGATCAGATCGTTGATGCTGTTAAATCCGGAGATATTAAAAAATTTGTTGTCATGGCAGGTTGCGATGGCAGAGCGAAATCTAGGAATTACTATACCGAATTTGCAAAGGCCCTGCCTAAGGATGCGGTCATTCTAACAGCAGGTTGTGCAAAATATAAATATAATAAGCTAAATTTAGGTACTATAGGCGATATTCCTCGTGTATTGGACGCGGGACAGTGTAATGATTCATATTCATTGGCTGTGATTGCCCTTAAGCTTAAAGAAATATTTGGACTGGATGATATTAATGATTTACCTATTGTATATAATATTTCCTGGTATGAGCAGAAGGCAGTCATTGTTCTACTGGCTCTCTTATATCTTGGTGTAAAAAATATTCATTTGGGACCAACTTTGCCTGCATTCCTTTCGCCCAATGTTGTAAATGTACTAGTAGAGAATTTTGGGATTGCAGGTATCGGCTCTGTAGAAGATGATTTGAAGCTATTCTTTGAGGAATAA
- a CDS encoding MATE family efflux transporter — MAKLRELLAPKNMTEGTPWKRIVEFAIPMLIGNIAQQFYNTADSIIVGKYIGDNALAAVGSAAPILNLLLVFFVGVATGAGIMVAQYFGAKDRESLSRSIGASITLTAIVSIIIMIIGPLVTRPLLTILHTPTSIIDWCDEYLRIFFIGIMGFSYFNILSGILRGLGDSVSALVFLLISTALNVGLDIWFIAELNMGVGGVALATVIAQGISAVLCFIKLIQMRDVFDFNLKMLKPVKEYSGKLIRLGLPSGLTHAIFSFAMIAVQSLTNSFGEMVIACNVIVMRVDGFAMMPNFTFGDAMTTFVGQNIGANKIDRVEKGVRDGTKIAVGVSTVVTITILIFGKYLMYLFTDTAELVELSIHMMRILAVGYIAMAVTQCLSGVMRGAGDTMTPMWISFITTIILRVPIAYGIARFTKSASYPAGRPEAIFISLLTAWICGATITTIFYKKGRWKDKAVIGKTTSITEN, encoded by the coding sequence ATGGCAAAATTGAGAGAATTACTTGCCCCCAAAAATATGACTGAGGGTACTCCTTGGAAACGAATCGTTGAATTTGCAATCCCCATGTTAATTGGTAATATTGCTCAACAATTTTACAACACTGCCGATTCAATTATAGTCGGTAAATACATTGGTGACAATGCACTTGCAGCAGTCGGTAGCGCTGCGCCAATATTAAATCTTTTACTTGTGTTTTTTGTAGGCGTTGCAACCGGTGCAGGAATTATGGTTGCACAATATTTTGGTGCAAAAGATCGGGAATCCCTATCCCGTTCCATTGGAGCTTCTATTACCCTCACTGCAATAGTATCTATAATAATTATGATTATAGGACCTCTAGTAACCCGTCCATTGCTTACCATTCTACATACACCAACGTCGATAATAGATTGGTGCGATGAATATTTAAGGATCTTCTTTATTGGTATCATGGGTTTTTCTTATTTTAATATTCTATCGGGTATTTTACGGGGCCTAGGTGATTCTGTTTCAGCACTTGTGTTTCTTTTAATTTCTACTGCCCTCAATGTGGGACTAGATATATGGTTTATTGCAGAGCTAAATATGGGAGTTGGAGGTGTTGCTCTAGCTACTGTAATAGCTCAAGGAATATCTGCTGTACTCTGCTTTATAAAATTAATACAGATGAGAGATGTTTTTGATTTCAATCTAAAAATGCTGAAGCCAGTAAAAGAATACTCTGGTAAACTCATAAGACTCGGCTTGCCATCTGGATTGACACATGCAATATTTTCGTTCGCAATGATTGCTGTGCAATCCCTTACCAATAGCTTTGGTGAAATGGTTATTGCATGCAATGTCATTGTAATGCGTGTAGATGGATTTGCTATGATGCCTAATTTTACTTTTGGCGATGCAATGACGACATTTGTAGGACAAAATATAGGTGCTAACAAAATAGACAGGGTGGAAAAGGGAGTACGGGATGGTACAAAAATAGCAGTTGGAGTTTCAACTGTTGTCACTATAACTATTTTAATCTTTGGAAAATACCTAATGTACCTTTTTACTGATACTGCTGAACTAGTTGAACTGAGCATACACATGATGCGCATTCTTGCAGTTGGTTATATTGCAATGGCAGTAACCCAGTGTCTATCTGGAGTGATGCGTGGTGCTGGCGATACTATGACTCCTATGTGGATTTCATTTATTACCACAATAATTTTACGTGTACCTATTGCATATGGTATTGCACGTTTTACAAAAAGCGCATCATATCCTGCAGGAAGACCAGAAGCAATTTTTATCTCCCTACTAACTGCTTGGATATGTGGAGCAACTATTACTACGATTTTCTATAAAAAAGGAAGATGGAAAGACAAGGCAGTTATAGGCAAAACCACCTCAATTACTGAGAATTAA
- the pepT gene encoding peptidase T gives MDKILERFKRYIAIDTKSDEDSSTCPSTPGQIELGTLLVGELKELGLSDVKQDKNGYVYATLKSNIDKKVPTIGFISHLDTSPDLDGKCINPNIFLYEGGDIKINDQYSMTVKEFPFLKDLVGKEIITTDGTTLLGADDKAGIVAIVDAMEYLILHPEVKHGDIKIGFTPDEEIGRGADLFDIEDFGADFAYTVDGGPVGELEYENFNAASIKIDIQGKNVHPGAAKNIMINSLRVAMEIEHMLPVNEKPEYTEGYEGFYLLDDIVGSVDHTVVHYIIRDHFMDKFEEKKAYIRKIVDFLNHKYGDIITIKIEDSYYNMREKIEPHMEIIDLAKKSMLELGIEPRINPIRGGTDGARLSYMGLPCPNIFTGGYNFHGRFELIPTESIKSASRLIVKIIENNAI, from the coding sequence ATGGATAAAATTCTTGAAAGATTTAAAAGGTATATAGCTATAGACACAAAATCTGATGAAGATAGTAGTACTTGTCCAAGTACGCCAGGACAAATAGAACTTGGGACTTTATTAGTAGGGGAATTAAAGGAGTTAGGACTTAGTGATGTCAAACAAGACAAAAATGGATATGTATATGCTACACTTAAATCCAATATAGATAAAAAGGTACCGACAATAGGATTTATATCACATTTAGATACTAGTCCTGATTTAGATGGTAAATGTATAAATCCAAATATCTTTTTATATGAAGGTGGGGATATTAAAATAAACGATCAGTATTCCATGACTGTAAAGGAATTTCCTTTTCTAAAAGATCTTGTAGGTAAGGAGATTATAACAACAGACGGAACAACTTTATTAGGTGCGGACGATAAGGCAGGAATTGTGGCAATCGTAGATGCAATGGAATATTTGATTTTACATCCAGAGGTTAAACATGGAGATATTAAAATTGGATTTACGCCAGATGAGGAAATTGGCCGTGGTGCAGATTTGTTTGATATAGAGGACTTTGGTGCAGATTTTGCTTATACTGTTGATGGAGGCCCTGTAGGTGAATTAGAATATGAAAACTTTAATGCAGCAAGTATAAAGATTGATATTCAAGGCAAGAATGTTCATCCAGGTGCAGCAAAGAATATAATGATAAATTCTCTCAGAGTTGCTATGGAGATAGAGCATATGCTACCGGTAAATGAAAAACCAGAGTATACAGAAGGATATGAAGGCTTTTATCTATTGGATGACATTGTTGGGAGTGTAGATCATACTGTTGTTCACTATATCATTAGAGATCACTTTATGGATAAATTTGAAGAAAAGAAGGCATATATTAGGAAAATTGTTGACTTTTTAAATCACAAATATGGCGACATCATTACTATCAAAATTGAAGATAGTTATTATAATATGCGCGAGAAGATTGAGCCGCACATGGAGATCATTGATCTTGCTAAAAAATCTATGCTAGAACTTGGAATAGAGCCTAGAATTAACCCCATTAGAGGGGGTACGGATGGGGCTAGACTTTCCTATATGGGGCTTCCATGTCCCAATATTTTTACAGGTGGATATAACTTTCATGGAAGATTCGAATTGATTCCCACAGAATCTATTAAGTCAGCATCCCGGTTAATAGTAAAAATTATTGAGAATAATGCCATTTAA
- a CDS encoding Crp/Fnr family transcriptional regulator — MIAELRKSPLFNHMTDEDIRNCLKCSHSKVISYEKDEVIFLQQDKPKKLFILIEGSVVVCSDSISGKRNIITTISKTGEVFGEVFLFLDERGYENYAIAADRAEVLEMPKEFLYHNCGNNCGYHTLLISNMLSILAQKAYHLNQKLQIMSSSTLRQKISKLLLQNVDKGGNVILKMKREELADFLNVARPSLSRELMKMQEDGLVKIERNKIKIIDFDEIQNNL, encoded by the coding sequence ATGATTGCTGAATTGAGAAAGAGCCCTTTATTCAACCATATGACTGATGAGGATATAAGAAATTGCTTGAAATGCAGCCACTCTAAGGTTATAAGCTATGAAAAAGATGAAGTGATTTTTTTGCAACAGGATAAGCCGAAAAAACTTTTCATTTTAATAGAGGGTTCGGTTGTTGTGTGCAGTGATTCTATTTCTGGGAAACGTAATATTATTACAACTATTAGTAAAACTGGAGAGGTGTTTGGAGAAGTTTTTTTGTTCCTGGATGAAAGAGGATATGAGAATTATGCCATTGCAGCGGATAGAGCAGAAGTGTTAGAAATGCCCAAGGAATTTTTGTATCATAATTGCGGCAACAATTGTGGCTATCATACCTTACTAATTTCCAATATGTTATCTATTCTTGCACAAAAGGCATATCACTTAAACCAAAAGTTACAAATCATGTCGAGTTCTACTTTGCGGCAGAAGATTTCAAAACTATTGCTTCAAAATGTGGATAAGGGTGGCAATGTTATATTAAAAATGAAACGTGAAGAATTAGCAGATTTTTTGAATGTGGCTCGTCCATCTTTATCAAGGGAGCTAATGAAAATGCAAGAGGATGGCTTGGTCAAAATTGAAAGAAATAAAATTAAAATTATTGACTTTGATGAAATACAAAACAATTTATAA
- a CDS encoding alpha/beta hydrolase family protein yields MYNISRENVVFERKDENTLYFNSPFPSGDKYVDKVKALLYRGHGKEGIVFVHGLGNRNFDYLKYYPENLIHYNYTTIMPVLPYHFERMPKDKKIDFLSGTAVDIEKRFYQSVTDILSCVDYLQNIGIEKIHIMGFSFGGMIGVISKALDNRLDKAIFIVSGGNFMYITWKSVATKVLRVRYEDKGSCSIERCHRLHENFDEQAEKFNTLDDLNSLPNCFRYDPSLFAKMINPDKVLMINAAFDPFIPRNSSKDLWTKIGKPKKYILPAGHLTSHLWFKKFILKKSVEFLKHNKLDY; encoded by the coding sequence ATGTATAATATTTCTAGAGAAAACGTAGTTTTTGAAAGAAAAGATGAAAACACCCTATATTTTAATAGTCCTTTTCCATCTGGCGATAAATATGTTGATAAAGTAAAAGCACTTTTATATAGAGGTCATGGAAAAGAAGGTATTGTATTCGTACATGGTTTAGGTAATAGAAATTTTGATTATTTAAAATACTATCCTGAAAATTTAATCCATTATAACTACACAACAATCATGCCCGTATTACCTTATCATTTTGAAAGGATGCCAAAGGATAAAAAAATAGATTTCCTATCTGGCACTGCAGTTGATATTGAAAAAAGGTTTTATCAGTCAGTTACCGATATACTATCCTGCGTTGATTACTTACAAAATATAGGCATAGAAAAAATACACATTATGGGTTTTAGCTTTGGAGGCATGATAGGAGTCATCTCCAAAGCCTTGGATAATAGATTAGATAAGGCCATATTTATAGTATCTGGAGGCAACTTTATGTATATTACCTGGAAAAGCGTTGCAACCAAAGTCCTCAGAGTTCGTTATGAGGACAAAGGCAGCTGCAGCATAGAGAGGTGCCATAGACTACATGAAAATTTTGATGAACAGGCTGAAAAATTCAACACCTTAGACGATTTAAATAGTCTTCCTAACTGTTTTAGATATGACCCGTCCCTATTTGCAAAAATGATAAACCCAGATAAGGTTTTAATGATTAATGCAGCCTTTGATCCATTTATCCCCAGAAATTCTTCTAAAGATTTATGGACCAAAATTGGCAAACCAAAAAAGTATATACTTCCTGCAGGGCATTTAACTTCCCATCTATGGTTTAAAAAATTTATACTGAAAAAATCAGTAGAATTTTTGAAACATAACAAACTAGACTACTAA
- a CDS encoding aminoglycoside 6-adenylyltransferase, whose translation MGSSTTKAEKDERIKVVGMEGLRISVNVLKDEFQD comes from the coding sequence ATGGGAAGCAGTACAACCAAGGCAGAAAAGGATGAGCGTATCAAGGTTGTAGGCATGGAAGGCTTACGTATAAGTGTGAATGTGCTTAAAGATGAATTTCAGGATTAA
- a CDS encoding DUF4184 family protein, giving the protein MAFTLAHPAAVINFTKKHRSYINNAAMILGTMAPDFEYFIYFKPIGVIGHSIKGFSLINLPLVALLYLIFYKIVKDDFISNLPREINQHLYGLYNDQIKLTSFKELITFSYSSFIGMATHVVWDSFTHKSGYIVKRIDLLSNNILNIPIYKYLQHGSTILGFMIIIGYILRLEKGEVYNYNIDEKTKYWLQVLLISISIFFIVLKINKSFSIGEIVIAIMNSGFLSVLLISSIRIIKVKSKKNIIH; this is encoded by the coding sequence ATGGCTTTTACTTTAGCTCATCCAGCAGCAGTAATTAATTTTACAAAAAAGCATAGATCATATATAAATAATGCTGCCATGATTTTAGGGACTATGGCACCAGATTTTGAATATTTTATATATTTTAAGCCCATAGGGGTTATTGGCCATAGTATAAAAGGATTTTCATTGATAAATTTACCTTTAGTGGCTTTATTATATTTAATTTTTTATAAAATTGTAAAAGATGATTTTATTTCAAATTTGCCTAGGGAAATAAATCAACACTTATATGGATTATATAATGATCAAATAAAATTAACTAGTTTCAAGGAGCTTATTACTTTTTCATATTCATCTTTTATAGGGATGGCAACCCATGTAGTATGGGATAGTTTTACCCATAAAAGTGGATATATTGTAAAACGAATAGATTTATTATCTAATAATATATTGAATATACCAATATATAAATATCTACAACATGGGTCTACTATACTAGGTTTTATGATTATAATTGGATATATATTAAGGTTAGAAAAGGGGGAGGTTTATAATTACAATATAGATGAAAAAACAAAATATTGGCTACAGGTCTTATTAATTAGTATATCAATATTTTTTATAGTTTTAAAAATAAATAAAAGTTTTTCTATCGGTGAAATAGTGATAGCTATTATGAACAGTGGATTTTTATCAGTATTGTTAATTTCATCTATTAGAATTATAAAGGTTAAATCTAAAAAAAATATTATTCATTAA